The DNA segment AACTCCGTCAGAATGACCCCGGAGGGTGACTGAACAAGCTTGAGATTGAGCTTGGGAAACCGCTCACTCATATACTCAAGCAGGGCGGTGACATTGAGATAAGTTGGGTCCGTACACAGACCTATACTTATTTTTCCGGCTATTTCACCGTGCAAAGTCACTGCTTTGGCCTGAAGTTTTTCCGCAGCAGCGAGAACTTCAATAGCGTCCACTATAAGCTCACTTCCGGCTACCGTGAGTTCGACACCACGGGGAGTACGATCAAAAAGGCGTACACCGAGTTCTTCCTCCAATGCCTTGATATGGGCTGAAATAGCGGGCTGAGTGGCATGAACACGTTTTCCGGCACGAGTGAAGTTTCCTTCCTCAGCCACGGCAACGAGTGTTCTCAATTGGTAGAGTTCCATGGGAAAAACCTTTCCATTCAGGTTCGGGGAGCAATCGGAATTTCTTATGACAGCCCTCACGCATTGTTATTGGACCGTGACACCGCTGATATGTATTAGACTGGTGATCTTGTCGACATAAGGGCAAACCAAAGGAGAATGACCATGTACCGGGCCAAAACACCTTTCAGTTGGGTATATCTTGTTCAGCCTGAGGACTCAACCACGGAAAGACGTGGCTGGTTCAACGAATTATGCAAGACCAGTCTCTGGATTGGCATGTCAGTGCTGGTCAGCATTGGTATGAGTCAACTGACTTAGAATTTTCCAACAAAACGGGCCACAGGCATTCTCCCCAGTTTCGCCAGTGGTTCAGCGCAAAAAACGGCACCTCTCCTCTCCCTTTGAGCGTGCCGTTTTTTGATGCCCTTTTTTCAAGCAGGACACTCAGAGCAACAAATCCATATATTGATGTTTATCTCCCTGGTGGAACTGTCAATATAAACGATGATCCTTTTCCCTTTTCACTAAAAACCTTCAGTGTGCCACCGTAGTGATTGACTATCTGTTTCGAGATGGCCAGTCCCATTCCACTGCCCCTATCAATGACCACTGCTTCGGAATCACGATTTACCTGATAAAATTTTTCAAAAACATTAGACAATTCTTCAAGCGGAATACCGATACCACTATCTTCCACTGTGATTCTCAACCACCTTCCTTCTGTCATATCCGCGATCACGGAAACAGTCCCTTCCTGAGTGAATTTGACGGCATTACCAACCAGATTCGTGAGGACTTGAAGAAGTCTATCCCGGTCTATGAATATCCTTGGAAGATTTGATTTGATTCGCAACACAAAAGAGACGTTCGAATCGACGAAATAGCCCTGAAGTATTGGACGAATCTGTTCCAGGAACAGTGCGGGAGACAAGGATATATCGTTCCAGACCATCTCTTCGGATTCAATCTTCGAGAGATCGAGGAAATCATTGATCAATCGAATGAGCCTGCCCCCTTCGTCTTCTATAATACCCAAGTTATCCCGTATCCGGTCACCCCGCTCGCCGAGTTTCTCGTTCATGGAGCAGACAGGTAAAAAGAATTTCTTGAAATCACGGTCAATTATCTTGCAAAATCCGAGAACTGACGTCAGAGGTGTCCGCAGATCATGGGAAACCGTATTCAGAACACCTGTCTTGAGCGTATCCAGCTTTTTCAACTCGTAATTAGCCTTTTCCAGCTGACTGGAACGTGCGACCAATTCATGTGTACGTTCTTCGATGAGAGATTCCTGGTACCGGGTCAACTCTTCCAATTCATGTTCCGCCTTCCTACGGGCGGCTTTATTAATCAGCAGGATGATGATGACACCGGTCAACAACGCGAAAACACAGAGAATCGTCCAGACTTCAAATTTGTATTTGATGTAGATGGATTCCGGCATGTTGATGACGAGACTGTTGTCCGGTACCAGATCAGGATTAATATTGAATTGTTTCATGACTGCATAATCAAACATGTACTGGTTGGATCTTTGCAGTATGACCGGGATGTCATCCGCCTTTTTCCCGTTCAGAATCTCTGCCGCCAATTCCACTGCCATTTCCCCCTGAACATGGCCGGAGGTGATCATGCCACCGACAATTC comes from the Pseudodesulfovibrio piezophilus C1TLV30 genome and includes:
- a CDS encoding sensor histidine kinase — encoded protein: MNGSKHTASFVPLFIASFLCALCLAVSCHAQEDKRILLLNSYNMNLSWTASVTNGVKAELSALGPSVRLYVEFMDTKNFLEDRYLDLLKQQYRLKYGDVHFDAIITSDDDAARFALKYRDELFNSAPIVFCGVNDMAFPARDDFKNSTGVLELTDIAGTLDSALRLQPNLKNIYIITDQSTTSRIKRKEIQHISKDYGDRLGFIWLDDMSMDEIRKTVSNLPNNSAILLVLFTSDSHGHTFTFTESLVRIYSVANSPIYGMWDFYLGNGIVGGMITSGHVQGEMAVELAAEILNGKKADDIPVILQRSNQYMFDYAVMKQFNINPDLVPDNSLVINMPESIYIKYKFEVWTILCVFALLTGVIIILLINKAARRKAEHELEELTRYQESLIEERTHELVARSSQLEKANYELKKLDTLKTGVLNTVSHDLRTPLTSVLGFCKIIDRDFKKFFLPVCSMNEKLGERGDRIRDNLGIIEDEGGRLIRLINDFLDLSKIESEEMVWNDISLSPALFLEQIRPILQGYFVDSNVSFVLRIKSNLPRIFIDRDRLLQVLTNLVGNAVKFTQEGTVSVIADMTEGRWLRITVEDSGIGIPLEELSNVFEKFYQVNRDSEAVVIDRGSGMGLAISKQIVNHYGGTLKVFSEKGKGSSFILTVPPGR